Proteins co-encoded in one Leptospira inadai serovar Lyme str. 10 genomic window:
- a CDS encoding TolC family protein → MQRPLVVPFLRKIYLRLFLAGALTLPSSIFAQQSESLVENKPVFHLSLRDAVNYVLANNITVKNAKMEYIKADSADLKNQSQFAWTLVASFATTKTGLPSNRNNIISGTKISNDRMAIGIQKQFETQTYFTLEVSNVRFDTNALESPASAAPLGALGPLLAAPPQYTSALTATLSQELLKYSFGRTEKDRQKVLKQNAIIQRDSLINTLAQLVVKTLVDYWSLSVYDSQVSTFERLEKNTRAIRDITARKAGLGLSESFELNQWNSALSQTQNSLDSARLARNDAERNLVRVLNADPSSKIAGITDLHEQIPDNMDPEKDYQYALKNRIDLKNLRRQREVADIQLRIKEAEDMPSFKISGSYSTKGQTFLNPQANFVNPETGIMSFKYPEMNAGFSLSYPLFDVGIKTDIRDAKAQIEILAKQEEELKKQIREELDNRYASIMAGRELLDSATRRRDEAEKYYKGVQQRYSQGRFTAVVVKLALDNLIQSELLVAQAKINFNVDLIRYDLAKNYIFEKFGVDVAKLIEELSKLDLENDKTK, encoded by the coding sequence ATGCAAAGGCCCTTAGTCGTTCCTTTTTTAAGGAAAATCTATCTCCGGCTATTTTTGGCCGGAGCATTGACTTTGCCTAGTTCCATTTTCGCACAACAATCGGAATCACTTGTCGAGAATAAACCCGTATTCCATTTATCGTTAAGAGACGCCGTCAATTACGTCCTTGCAAATAATATTACGGTTAAAAACGCTAAAATGGAATATATTAAAGCGGACTCCGCAGACTTAAAAAATCAGTCTCAGTTTGCTTGGACACTTGTAGCCTCGTTCGCTACAACTAAAACCGGATTGCCTTCCAACCGAAACAACATTATTTCCGGAACGAAAATATCGAATGATAGGATGGCGATCGGAATTCAAAAGCAGTTCGAGACCCAAACCTACTTTACGCTCGAAGTCAGCAACGTTCGTTTCGATACCAACGCCTTGGAATCTCCCGCCTCGGCGGCTCCGTTGGGAGCCTTGGGTCCTTTGCTCGCGGCGCCTCCCCAATATACAAGCGCGCTGACTGCAACCCTCAGCCAAGAACTCTTAAAATATAGCTTCGGAAGAACGGAGAAGGATCGTCAAAAGGTTTTAAAACAGAATGCGATCATTCAACGGGACAGCCTCATCAATACACTGGCTCAGCTTGTAGTTAAAACTCTAGTCGATTATTGGAGCTTAAGCGTTTACGATTCCCAGGTTTCCACATTCGAAAGACTCGAAAAAAATACGAGGGCCATCCGTGATATTACGGCTCGGAAAGCCGGTTTAGGACTTTCCGAATCCTTTGAGTTAAACCAATGGAATTCCGCACTATCGCAGACCCAAAATAGTTTGGATAGTGCCAGACTTGCGAGAAACGATGCCGAAAGGAACCTGGTTCGTGTTCTGAATGCGGACCCTTCTTCTAAAATTGCGGGGATTACCGATCTACATGAGCAAATTCCCGATAATATGGATCCGGAAAAAGATTATCAATACGCACTCAAAAACCGGATCGATCTTAAAAATTTAAGAAGACAGAGGGAAGTCGCGGACATTCAGCTTCGGATCAAGGAAGCGGAGGATATGCCGTCCTTCAAAATCAGCGGAAGTTATTCCACGAAAGGGCAAACTTTTTTAAATCCGCAGGCGAACTTCGTAAACCCCGAAACCGGAATCATGTCCTTTAAATACCCGGAAATGAACGCAGGGTTCAGCCTATCCTACCCCTTATTCGACGTGGGAATTAAGACGGACATTCGGGACGCGAAAGCCCAAATCGAAATACTCGCAAAACAAGAAGAGGAATTAAAGAAGCAGATTCGAGAGGAGCTGGATAACCGATACGCGTCGATCATGGCCGGCAGAGAGTTATTGGATTCTGCGACTCGTCGGAGAGACGAAGCCGAGAAATATTATAAGGGCGTTCAACAACGCTATAGCCAAGGTCGATTTACCGCAGTCGTGGTAAAATTAGCGTTGGATAACCTGATTCAATCCGAGCTTTTAGTGGCCCAGGCAAAAATTAATTTCAACGTGGACCTCATTCGCTACGATCTAGCCAAAAATTACATTTTCGAAAAATTCGGAGTGGACGTGGCCAAGTTAATCGAAGAACTTTCGAAACTCGACCTAGAAAACGACAAAACCAAGTAA
- a CDS encoding cytochrome-c peroxidase, with translation MIRFLTILSLLLSTLFIGSCKERKPISELQAFVVKNVIHPSNNPYNKDKVELGKMLYFDKRLSLRQDYSCATYRNFEFQTSGAPRNKIHNNIGQTLTNVALYKDVFKDPETRDLENVVKERVYFDIMSKNEKAIIQRLSAVPEYKEMFNKAFGSSEITVDKIVFALSAFQRTILSRNSNFDRFVMGEEAALTPAQKRGWDVFQNKAKCVQCHQGPNFSDSEMHTSGLPGVKDKVRTPSLRDVTRRKTFMHNGQFDSIEETVNHFADGGHANAIFDPLLKPTRLSEEEKRDLIEFLRSLEGETIPLEIPNIPKA, from the coding sequence ATGATTCGATTTTTAACAATTTTGTCCCTTTTACTTTCGACGCTTTTTATCGGGTCCTGCAAAGAACGTAAGCCGATTTCCGAACTCCAAGCTTTCGTAGTAAAGAACGTAATTCATCCTAGCAATAATCCTTATAATAAGGATAAGGTCGAGCTGGGCAAAATGCTTTATTTCGATAAGAGATTATCCCTAAGACAGGATTATAGTTGCGCGACGTATCGAAACTTCGAATTTCAAACTAGCGGGGCTCCGAGAAATAAGATTCATAATAATATCGGTCAAACTCTGACTAACGTCGCCTTATACAAGGACGTGTTCAAGGATCCGGAGACGAGGGATTTGGAAAACGTGGTCAAAGAAAGGGTTTATTTCGATATAATGTCCAAAAACGAAAAGGCGATCATACAAAGACTTTCCGCCGTTCCTGAATATAAAGAAATGTTTAATAAGGCGTTCGGAAGTTCCGAAATTACGGTCGATAAAATCGTTTTTGCTCTTTCCGCGTTTCAACGGACCATCTTGAGTCGGAATTCGAATTTTGATCGATTTGTGATGGGGGAGGAAGCGGCCTTGACTCCCGCGCAAAAACGAGGATGGGACGTTTTTCAAAATAAGGCGAAATGCGTGCAATGTCACCAAGGTCCGAACTTTTCGGATTCGGAAATGCATACGTCCGGGTTGCCCGGCGTTAAGGATAAGGTTCGCACTCCCTCGCTGCGTGATGTGACTCGCAGAAAGACCTTTATGCATAACGGCCAATTCGATTCTATCGAAGAAACCGTGAATCATTTTGCGGATGGCGGGCACGCGAACGCTATATTCGATCCGCTCTTAAAACCCACTCGTCTTTCGGAGGAAGAAAAACGGGATCTTATAGAATTTTTAAGGTCCCTGGAAGGGGAAACGATTCCTCTCGAAATTCCGAATATTCCTAAAGCTTGA
- a CDS encoding NAD(P)/FAD-dependent oxidoreductase encodes MEKKTIVIVGGGYAGIIAANRLARKNSSLRIILVTANDFFLEKIRNHQEIAGTKSKSYPIRNLLHKKVELKIGVVDRILPSEKRIRFLDNESLSYDFLGYTVGMKPAQIEEMPETILSVANADDCKRINSALLQSPFRKITVVGGGLTGIETASELAEGFPHAKITLLESGTIGKNFNSEAIEYMLRILKRLGVTVLQNKRAANISVDSILTEDGDKIPHDYCLLSAGLVASDLGKNSGLKVNSIDQIIVDGTFQCGNHPSILGAGDCIKIMEKEYSSLRMSCATALPMGIYLAERISYLTGNPSKMGQNPFSMGYVIRCVSLGRNAGLIQTVNREDAPSGRIWTGRIGAVIKELICKFTILSIKAEKYLDFYAWPSARKIEIVDTGKMATER; translated from the coding sequence ATGGAAAAGAAAACGATCGTCATCGTCGGCGGAGGATACGCGGGTATCATTGCGGCAAATCGTTTAGCCAGAAAAAATTCTTCGTTACGAATCATTCTTGTTACTGCGAATGATTTCTTCTTGGAGAAGATCAGAAATCATCAAGAAATTGCCGGAACAAAATCCAAGTCCTATCCGATTCGAAATCTTCTCCACAAAAAAGTGGAACTGAAGATCGGCGTCGTAGACCGTATTCTCCCCTCGGAAAAGAGAATACGGTTTCTAGATAATGAGTCACTCTCCTACGATTTTCTCGGATACACTGTCGGAATGAAGCCCGCGCAGATCGAAGAGATGCCGGAGACGATTTTGTCCGTGGCAAATGCGGACGATTGTAAAAGAATCAATTCGGCGCTCCTACAATCTCCGTTCCGTAAGATCACGGTCGTCGGCGGAGGATTAACCGGAATCGAAACCGCGTCGGAATTGGCGGAAGGATTTCCCCATGCAAAAATTACGCTCTTGGAGTCCGGGACCATCGGAAAAAATTTCAATTCCGAAGCGATCGAATATATGCTTCGAATCTTAAAGCGGCTCGGAGTCACCGTTTTACAAAACAAACGAGCCGCAAATATTTCCGTGGATTCGATTTTGACCGAAGACGGGGATAAAATTCCCCACGATTATTGCCTACTTTCGGCGGGATTAGTCGCTTCCGATCTAGGCAAAAATTCCGGACTCAAAGTAAATTCCATCGATCAGATCATAGTCGATGGCACGTTTCAATGCGGAAACCATCCTTCGATATTGGGAGCGGGCGACTGCATCAAAATAATGGAAAAAGAATATTCTTCATTAAGAATGTCTTGTGCGACCGCCCTACCGATGGGAATTTACTTAGCGGAGAGGATCTCCTATTTGACGGGAAACCCGAGCAAGATGGGCCAAAATCCGTTTTCAATGGGATATGTGATTCGTTGCGTGAGCCTAGGCAGGAACGCGGGATTGATCCAGACCGTAAATCGGGAGGACGCCCCGAGCGGAAGAATTTGGACGGGAAGAATCGGAGCGGTAATCAAGGAATTGATTTGCAAATTCACGATCCTGTCCATAAAAGCCGAGAAATACTTAGACTTTTATGCCTGGCCAAGTGCAAGAAAAATCGAAATCGTCGATACCGGCAAAATGGCGACGGAACGTTAA
- a CDS encoding sigma-70 family RNA polymerase sigma factor: MDRLGQFLENKKLVFGIAYRMTGSVVEAEDIVQETFLRWEKSGKTNVRSPKAFLSTVATRLSLDSLRKSKRKRETYIGPWLPEPLSPIPFDQEIQADEETLDLAFLHILEKLNPIERATFLLRESFDLDYSIIADAVGKSPENCRQIFKRAKEALKSDRKRFSADPETRRLHLRNFLLASSKSDPNQLIPFLKEEIVMWSDGGGKVNAARIPILGRERVASVLNRVRRNRLRKNLRFYFSFVNGAETIVGYHKDQPVFLQNFLIESEGIWRIYSVLNPDKLLAFKDKEKLSKEGSLIPIESFLLFPNSPKASLPKWISPIAKLVGWVIS, from the coding sequence ATGGATCGACTAGGACAATTTCTTGAGAATAAAAAACTAGTCTTCGGCATCGCGTACCGAATGACCGGAAGCGTCGTAGAAGCCGAGGATATAGTCCAGGAAACGTTTCTTCGTTGGGAAAAATCCGGTAAGACGAACGTAAGATCTCCGAAGGCTTTTCTTTCCACCGTCGCGACTAGGCTATCTTTAGATAGCCTTCGTAAGTCCAAACGAAAAAGGGAAACATACATCGGACCGTGGCTGCCGGAGCCTTTATCGCCTATTCCATTCGATCAGGAAATTCAGGCGGATGAGGAAACTCTGGATTTGGCGTTTTTACATATATTAGAAAAACTGAATCCAATAGAGCGCGCGACATTCCTATTACGCGAATCCTTCGATTTGGATTATTCGATTATCGCCGATGCCGTGGGAAAAAGCCCAGAAAATTGCCGTCAAATTTTCAAGAGAGCAAAAGAAGCGTTAAAGTCGGATCGTAAACGTTTTTCGGCCGATCCGGAGACTAGAAGACTCCATTTGAGGAATTTTCTATTAGCTTCTTCCAAAAGCGACCCGAATCAACTCATTCCGTTCTTAAAGGAAGAAATCGTTATGTGGTCGGACGGGGGAGGAAAAGTCAATGCGGCTCGAATCCCGATCCTAGGCCGGGAGCGGGTCGCATCCGTCTTAAATCGAGTTCGCCGCAATCGGTTGCGCAAGAATTTACGTTTCTATTTCTCTTTCGTAAACGGGGCGGAGACCATCGTCGGCTATCATAAAGACCAACCCGTATTTCTACAGAACTTTCTCATCGAATCGGAGGGAATATGGCGGATCTATAGCGTGCTGAATCCCGACAAACTTCTCGCCTTTAAGGATAAGGAAAAACTATCGAAGGAAGGCTCCCTGATTCCGATAGAATCGTTTTTATTGTTTCCGAATTCACCGAAAGCCTCACTTCCGAAATGGATTTCCCCGATCGCTAAATTGGTCGGATGGGTTATTTCCTGA
- a CDS encoding alpha/beta fold hydrolase, with the protein MKLRLMIIFMAGLTLFGVFCGVNETVMNTRSNAQDSREDEPSGFFESKYGKVAYWIKGKGKTVFLLHSAGHDHRDFDAIVPALTSKYRVICLDWPGHGISSNPNPPSSASALAIAEVLQEVAVRLAPEGAVFLGNSVGGFASLKMALEKPELVKGLILVDTGGMNAPDFKTRTFTNLKGTLWFTGLSWTAFPKYYLKIRNEYTNQILERIREKGTQEGAKEVNAAIWRSFLAPGHDLRDKVREIKQPTLIIWGAEDPVLEPSLGKTLNGEIKNSQAVFLKTGHVPFAEDPNAFLRAAIPFLDSIKY; encoded by the coding sequence ATGAAACTAAGGTTGATGATTATTTTTATGGCAGGATTGACTCTATTCGGCGTTTTTTGCGGAGTGAATGAAACCGTAATGAATACACGCTCTAATGCTCAAGATTCGCGGGAAGACGAACCCAGCGGCTTTTTCGAATCGAAATACGGTAAAGTGGCCTATTGGATCAAAGGAAAGGGTAAGACGGTCTTTCTTTTGCATTCCGCAGGCCACGACCACAGGGATTTCGATGCGATCGTCCCGGCGCTTACTTCGAAGTACAGGGTAATTTGTTTGGACTGGCCGGGACACGGGATCTCCTCCAATCCGAATCCTCCCTCTTCCGCCTCTGCATTGGCGATCGCCGAAGTTTTACAGGAAGTAGCGGTTCGACTCGCACCCGAGGGCGCGGTCTTTCTAGGAAACTCGGTCGGAGGTTTTGCCTCCTTAAAAATGGCCTTGGAAAAACCGGAATTAGTGAAGGGTTTGATTTTAGTGGACACGGGAGGTATGAATGCCCCCGATTTCAAAACGAGGACCTTCACGAATTTAAAGGGAACCCTTTGGTTTACCGGACTTTCCTGGACCGCATTCCCGAAATATTATCTGAAAATTCGGAACGAATACACGAATCAAATCCTGGAAAGAATTCGGGAAAAAGGAACGCAAGAAGGTGCGAAAGAAGTGAATGCCGCGATCTGGCGGAGCTTTCTTGCACCGGGACATGACCTCCGCGATAAAGTACGGGAAATCAAACAGCCTACCTTAATCATATGGGGAGCCGAGGATCCGGTTTTAGAACCGAGCCTGGGTAAAACGCTGAACGGGGAAATAAAAAATTCCCAAGCCGTATTCTTAAAAACCGGGCATGTTCCTTTTGCGGAAGATCCGAACGCTTTTTTACGGGCGGCGATTCCGTTCCTAGATTCCATCAAGTATTAA
- a CDS encoding Crp/Fnr family transcriptional regulator, whose product MDADKINQDTPEWNRIFEAVHKLSGIPKTIWNEAGRLYTLRKIGYGDFFIKQGKVPTEFAFVFSGQLREYYLTEKGDEYIKSFCFPGEFTGSYFDLLSGHPSTCNIRAISDCVLGVAKFSDYTRLYEKNIAWERLGRRTAELLFLKKARREYELLALSAEERYESLKKNYPGIEELVPQYHIASYLGITPVSLSRIRSKLSKSQNG is encoded by the coding sequence ATGGACGCGGATAAAATTAATCAGGATACTCCCGAATGGAATCGAATCTTCGAGGCGGTCCATAAGCTTTCCGGAATTCCCAAAACGATTTGGAACGAAGCCGGCCGCCTTTATACCCTAAGAAAGATCGGATACGGCGATTTCTTCATCAAACAAGGAAAGGTTCCGACTGAATTCGCTTTCGTATTCTCGGGACAACTTCGCGAGTATTACCTAACCGAAAAAGGCGACGAGTATATTAAGAGTTTCTGTTTTCCCGGAGAATTTACCGGATCCTATTTCGATTTGCTATCCGGCCACCCGTCCACATGTAATATCCGGGCGATATCCGATTGCGTGTTGGGAGTGGCTAAATTTTCCGATTATACCCGGCTCTATGAAAAAAATATCGCTTGGGAAAGATTAGGAAGAAGGACCGCGGAATTACTCTTTCTAAAGAAAGCGAGACGAGAATACGAGCTATTGGCCCTTTCCGCCGAGGAAAGATATGAATCCCTAAAAAAGAATTATCCGGGAATCGAGGAGTTGGTACCTCAATATCATATCGCTTCGTACTTGGGAATCACGCCCGTAAGCCTGAGTCGAATCCGATCCAAACTATCTAAATCCCAAAACGGATAA
- a CDS encoding acyl-CoA dehydrogenase family protein: protein MYQELTEQQIEIRDTIRNFVKKEITHEVAIHWDEENKHPEELINRMRTELGVNGLTIPEEYGGWGLGSVEQCLVTEELSRGCLGISLCFGYTGLGILPILKGASHEQKKKWLQPVIDGEYGVSFCLSEPGAGSDVPGMSTTAVKKGDKWVINGTKQWITGGGSAGAYTVFAYTDKGRGTRGVSCFYVKRETPGLIVGKKEDKLGIRASDTRQIIFEDCAVEEANMIGKENLGFIYALQTLNASRPYVAAMGVGVAQAALDHASKYARQREQFGSKISSFQAVQHMLADMSIGVETARQICYLSARMSDAEDPRLPKYSAIAKAYCSETAMKAAIDAVQIYGGYGYTKEYPVEKLMRDAKILCIFEGTTQIQKNEIAAYVIREAASAK, encoded by the coding sequence ATGTACCAGGAACTGACTGAGCAACAGATCGAAATTAGAGATACGATCCGCAATTTCGTAAAGAAAGAGATTACACACGAAGTAGCGATCCACTGGGACGAAGAGAATAAACACCCCGAAGAACTTATCAACAGAATGAGAACCGAGCTTGGTGTGAACGGCCTAACCATCCCGGAAGAATATGGCGGCTGGGGACTCGGATCCGTAGAACAATGCCTCGTGACCGAAGAACTTTCTCGGGGATGCCTCGGTATCAGCCTTTGCTTCGGTTATACCGGCTTGGGGATCCTACCGATTTTAAAAGGCGCGAGCCATGAACAGAAGAAAAAATGGCTTCAGCCTGTCATCGACGGAGAATACGGAGTATCCTTTTGTCTGTCGGAGCCGGGCGCAGGTTCGGATGTTCCAGGGATGAGCACAACCGCCGTTAAGAAAGGCGATAAATGGGTTATTAACGGAACCAAGCAATGGATTACCGGTGGCGGTAGTGCAGGCGCTTACACCGTATTCGCTTATACCGATAAGGGTCGTGGAACCCGCGGTGTTTCGTGTTTTTATGTGAAACGCGAAACTCCCGGTCTGATCGTAGGTAAGAAAGAAGATAAACTCGGAATTCGCGCATCGGATACACGACAAATTATCTTCGAAGATTGTGCGGTCGAAGAAGCGAATATGATCGGAAAAGAAAACCTAGGGTTTATTTACGCTCTTCAAACATTGAACGCGTCCCGTCCGTACGTCGCGGCCATGGGCGTCGGTGTTGCGCAAGCGGCTTTGGACCACGCATCCAAATATGCGCGCCAACGGGAACAGTTCGGATCCAAGATTTCCAGTTTCCAGGCAGTCCAACACATGTTGGCCGATATGTCGATCGGAGTCGAAACCGCTCGCCAAATCTGTTACTTGTCCGCCCGCATGTCGGATGCGGAGGACCCTCGTCTTCCAAAATACTCGGCGATTGCAAAAGCATACTGCTCGGAAACTGCGATGAAGGCTGCAATTGATGCGGTCCAAATCTACGGTGGATACGGATACACGAAAGAATATCCCGTCGAAAAGCTTATGCGCGACGCTAAAATTCTCTGTATCTTCGAGGGAACCACGCAGATACAGAAAAACGAGATCGCCGCGTATGTGATTCGCGAGGCTGCTTCCGCAAAATAA
- a CDS encoding LIC_13076 family protein, giving the protein MRIGSTWIIFLTTLIWLTSCTLERRMSSNPEKRIVLAAETSSRCKVHSTKSRWAFLGGLVPAWQSPIFFGLIPALNSPIPEPPLGQTIRVTESARWHDYTVTVLLGWLTSLTKRTIIVEFCEENLYANHWNDREESIDQKIHRMAMTGKVTIQPRNGETFLAKVIGFDSETIFLEISVPDPSGAVIDKAHFKDGSIMEGRAVTQNDLEIVMELKGSSRQSYSKSKLKKLELRVPVTVLEKKALPKADILKIMFEEIE; this is encoded by the coding sequence ATGCGAATTGGATCGACTTGGATTATTTTTCTTACTACCTTGATTTGGCTGACTTCTTGCACCTTAGAGAGGCGAATGAGTTCTAATCCTGAAAAACGAATCGTATTAGCGGCGGAGACTTCCTCTCGATGCAAGGTCCATTCGACTAAATCGCGTTGGGCGTTTCTTGGAGGCTTGGTCCCCGCCTGGCAGTCTCCGATATTCTTCGGCTTAATTCCGGCATTAAACTCGCCAATTCCGGAGCCTCCTCTTGGCCAGACGATCCGGGTCACCGAATCGGCACGTTGGCATGATTATACCGTAACGGTTCTGTTAGGCTGGCTGACCTCCCTTACGAAACGAACGATCATCGTGGAATTTTGCGAAGAGAATTTATATGCGAACCATTGGAATGATCGAGAGGAAAGCATAGATCAAAAGATACACCGAATGGCTATGACCGGTAAGGTCACGATTCAGCCGAGAAATGGAGAGACATTTCTCGCAAAGGTGATCGGCTTTGACTCGGAAACTATTTTCTTGGAGATTTCCGTGCCGGATCCTTCGGGAGCCGTGATCGATAAGGCGCATTTTAAAGACGGTTCTATCATGGAGGGTAGAGCGGTTACGCAAAACGATTTGGAAATAGTCATGGAGTTGAAGGGTAGCTCTCGTCAGAGCTATTCGAAATCTAAACTCAAGAAATTAGAACTTCGCGTTCCGGTCACAGTATTGGAAAAAAAAGCTCTCCCTAAGGCGGATATTCTCAAAATCATGTTCGAGGAAATCGAGTAA